A stretch of DNA from Triticum dicoccoides isolate Atlit2015 ecotype Zavitan chromosome 2A, WEW_v2.0, whole genome shotgun sequence:
CTTTCCTTATTTTGTGTCGTTCACGCCCAGATTTTGCTGGGAAATGTTAATTGCAGTGTTGTCTGTTAGTATTTTTGTAGTGACTGAGACTCGATTTTGTAGACTGCCTCACCTTCCTACGTCTACTTCTCGGAACTAAGTAAAAGCCAGCAACCTCAAGGTCGGCTGCCATTCAAGATTTTGTTGGCATTTTCAGGTTTGCAACATAACCTACCCAAGTCGCGTGGGTATAATATGCGAGTCTTCGAGTGCAAAGAGGCTGCACGTGCTCTTTTATGGTGAGTTCCATGATTGGGTTTTTCAGTTTAGTCATGCAAACAGATGGCATGTTCAATTTTAAAGAACTGAAGTTCATGATCCCTGTGCAGTCTCTGTTAGTAGCTTCCTTTCTCATATAACATAACAAAAGTTTAATCATCATTCGCTATTTGAATTCCCAGTGCGTCAGGCTCTGAAGATGCACCAATACTTCGTAAAGGTAAAATATCTAATTAACATTGGTTCGTTGTGACCCATTAGTCAAATCTAACAAGTCTGATATCACCTTTCCTGTTATTGCAGTTGATGCAGGTGTATATGAGGCCCAAAAGGTACCCTGCCAAATCCAGCTCCATTTCCTAGATATCTTATTACTGGTACCAGACCTTGAATCTAGCGCATTTTGACAATAACATTTCGTGCAGTGTATATTAGATGAAAATCTTGCCAAGAGAGCTGAGCACTATTTCTCTGAAATGAAGCGAGTTGTTAAGGGTAAGCTTATCATATGTTTCATGTACGCCCTTCAATGTATTTGATTCTGCAACTTGAATTCCTCCTTGACAAGTTTCCATGCATGGGGATATCAAATCCATTTTTTTTATCAGAGGAATATTAAATACATGGTTCTCCATATTTGTACTACTCATTGCATGTCCAAAAAAAGAACCAGCGTTTCTCGACCTTTTTGTTCAGCATGCATGAACTGTATGTTAGCAGTACCTTGTATTCTTCATGAAAATACTAGGGTTGCATCTATCTCATTCTATGCACGTCCAAAAGAAACAGGTGGTTTACCGGGTATTTCTGATTCACCATATGTACTAGTATTTGACTGGACCTGCTAGACAGAAGGTTTCAGACTTTTTCGATAAAAAGAAGGTTACAGACTTGCAGTTAACATTTGACGGTCCACTGACTCTGTCGTATCTCCACTGAAGTTTCAACTAATAGTTTCCTTCTGGTTAATCTGTGTTCAGGAAGAGAGGCATGGGCTCGTGGAGACCTACAAGAATTCGGACAGCTGGTCTCTGCATCTGGCCGCAGCTCCATAGTCAACTACGAATGCGGTATGTCCATTGCAACACTTCAGGATCCACTGTGACATTCAGTTTCAGGTCACAATGCTTTTACATGTCGCTAGCAGTCCTTGACAGAAGGAACAATACTACAGTACTATTTGACGGAATTCCCAAACCGCAGGGAGCAAAGAGATGATACAGCTGTACGAGATCCTCCTGAAGGCGCCAGGGGTCCTCGGCGCGCGGTTCAGCGGCGCTGGCTTCAGAGGCTGCTGCCTCGCCATCGTCGAAAGCGACCACGCGGAGGAGGCCGCGGCGTACGTTGGCGCCGAGTACGAGAGGGCCCAGCCAGAGCTGGTgagcaagatccccgcggatcgtcgcGTGCTGGTCTGCGAGCCCGGGGACTCCGCGCGCGTCATATTGCAGTCATGAGCTTCCTGTTGGTCGGGACTTTGTGAAGGTGAGAAGGCCGACACGTGCAGAATTCGTACGTCCTCGTCCACCTGGAACTCCACCGTCTAAGTTTTAGACATTTATATAGTTCTATAAGATGAGACTAGCGCTGTTGTGTATGAACTGAACTCAGTCGAGCTCCCAGATAGCTCATCTGTGTATGTGTGGAACCATTTGATTCATTCGTTTCCACGTAAGCAAAGCAGTAATGCAaaggctctctctctctcaaaggtgTAATGCTGCCAGTGGTAAAGGATGATAAGATAGGCAGAGTCTAATTATAAACAAGACAAATGGTTTATCGCTTCCACCAAAATGCCAAGCATAGTCGAGTATTTTATACTCGATCGTCCCTTTTATATATCTTTCAGTTCTTTTTTTCCGCAGACGAGAGAGTTTTATGGATGAACTAAAAGTTCATTACAATCGTTCAAGAGCAGTTCTGACACACAGACACACAATACTCCTACCATCCGAACTCAAGTTGGGAGAAAGATTAGGCAAAAGAAGTTGACCAGGTTGCCACACCTGTCCAGTGCTGATTGATCAGTTAGCGCAGGTGATGAAACAAACCAAGCGAGTGGTGCAGTACGGCATAGTGCTGATTGATCAGTTAGCGCAGGTGATGAAACAAACCAAGCGAGTGGTGCAGTACGGCATAGTCCTACGGACGGTGGCGGTCCGTACTCATTTGGAGTTAACAAATCACATTATTGCGCCTCGGATAACACTAAATCATACAGAGCGAACAATAAATAGCGACGAATCCGGTGCAGCAGGGGGCTGACTAGCTGAGGGGAGGTGGACACATGTACGGACGGCGCCCGGCTGACCGTGGTGTCCCTTCAAGCCCAGAAAGGATTCGAAGGGTATCATTACACACATATACTACTACTCCCTAACCAATAAACCATGCACATTGATGGATGATTAGTTCGGCAGGGGCAGCCATGTTCTCGCGCCTCATCTGGTTCATGCACACAGGTGGCTGATCACAGGCCAGCTGAATCCATTAATCTGCTAGCTCGTCCTAAATCAGAAGAATGAAAAGTAGATTGTGAAGTTCAAGTACGCAGGACGCCCAATCGACCCATTTTTTAGAGTTTGTCAGAATCATTTGAGCGTATAGTTAGCcgaacgaagaagaagcatcaTGCATATACATGCAACGCACTGGTTAGTTTGATCAATTCTTATTCTACTTACACCCTCTGATtcaaaataagtgtcgcagttttgtACTAACCCCAGTTCGAAAGCTGCGACACTTATTTTAAATTGGAGGTTGTAGTACTTAGTGAGGAGTCAGAGACCTCCTGCTGGTGgctaagaaaagaaaaaaaaatcctagGAATCACATGCGTAAACTCCTCATTAAGAGTTTAGTCATGTAGTATGAATTCATATAGTTGATCTACACCTTCAGAGAAAAAAACCTCCACCTGTTACGAGACGAGCTCATAGTTGGAGTCGGTTGATTTGGATGCCATGAGGAGTGGGTGTACGGAACTACGGACCGCATATTTCGGCAATCATTAAGTCTGTGGCAGGTCATACGTCGTACTACTACTATACTATGCATAATGTTCAGTTTAGTATTCGATTGAGTTGACTGAAATTTGTATACCTAGCCTAGTCATAGGAGTGTTTGACAAAAAACAACCACAATTAAGGTTCgcgtcccacagaactaccacttTAAAAAAATGACTGATAACTATCAAAAAATTGGAATCTCGTGACTAAAAGCTGCCACTTTCGAAAAATGGCCAGTTTAGAAGATTTAAACGTGTTTATGACATGCGGGGCCCGTCTGTCAGGGCTGCATGGCGGGAAAGTCAACTCCGTTTATTTTTTACCGTTAAATTGACcattatgacaggtggggccacacgTCAGCAtcacctccttcttcctcctcatctctctctctccatctctctctttgGAATTTTAGCAAACACCTCATGTGCACCTTTGCCGCGGTGGAAGACCTGCCGGACCTTCCTCTCTCCGCTGGCGAGCTCCTCAGCCCCGTCGCCCCTTGCCATCTCTCCTTTCCCTTCCTCCCTACCTTCGCTTCTCACGTGCACGAGCTCCCCTGCCATGGCGCCTCGGCCTCTGCTTCGTCCACCGCCTGCCATGGTCGGCCCCAAGCGCCTCCTCCCTGCCTCGCCTACAGTCCTCCTGCATCTCCTCCGCGACCCCTGCCTGATGTCAGGGCCGAGCTGCTTGCCTCCCTTGCCATCCGCCACCATCGCCTCCCTCCTGTCGTTGATGTGCTGCTGGCCCTCGCTGTCGAGTGCGTCGTCGGTGGCCTCCTCCTTGCCCCGGGCTCCATCCAGCTCCGTCGCCTCCCAGCGTCCTCCTGCCCGCGCTGCCCCTATGGCTTTCCCGAGGCCATCACCGACCACCACCCCGTGACGCTCGGCCTCTGGACTACCACCACTAACGCAAGTACGTGAGTAACGGCGCCGGCGACTCGGCGGCGGCCAGGTCGCGCGCCAGGCGGCAACAGCTCGCCGGTGTGCTCCAGTCCAAAGAGCTACCGCCGGTGTGCTACTCTACTGCTGGTAAGGTGTTTGTTGAAATGccaaagagagagaggaggaagaaggtgatgctgacgtgtggggtccacctgTCTTAACGGTCAATTTAACGGTCCGCAATAACAGAGTTGACTTTCCCGCCACGTCAGCCCTGACAAACAGGCCTCACATGTTATAAACGCGTTTAAATCGTCTTAACTGGTCATTTTTcgaaagtggtagtttttagtcacgagatttcatttttttgataGTTATCAGTCATTTTTTTCAaagtggtagttctgtgggacACGAATCCtaattgtggtagttttttgtcaaacaCTCTAGTCATAGTGTCAAGGCCACAGCTTTAACTTAAGTCACTGTGCCTTCCGAAGCCTTGGAAAAGGCCTTGGGACTTCCTAATTAACCGGTGGCCCACCTGCTAAATTCTTTGTTCAGGAAGCCATGTATGATAGCAAAATGAGTAAAGCATGAATAACTACTGACAGGATAATGCGCCTTTTGGGAAACTACCGTGGGATGAGACATGATGATCATCACCTGCTCAATCATTCACCATGCCTACCAATTTCAGATCCCAGAGGTGTCGAAATCATATTGGCTTTGGCTTCCATGATCACCTCAAATCTCTGGACAAGTTTGGACCTAGTACCAGAAAAGGATGTCTCCAACTGGCTAAATTTCAACAGGGCACTCATGGGTACATATACTCCCGCCCTCAGTTCTTCATAGTACTACTAATTCACTCAATCATTACCAGTATATATATACGTATGAGATACGACGATCTATGATAGATGTTAATCAGTGTATATATTGTGTATAGAACTTAACTGCCACAGCTATATTTTGGAGGAACAACTGACACAATTATTGGGCATAGAAAATGGCAGACAAGTCGTGCGCTTCATCCGCCCGGTCCAGACGCGGAGTGCATGTCGCTTTGAACCGATGATTAGGGTTTTATAATCCTCTTTGTCATGGCTAACGCAAAGAAAGGTAAATCTACTATAGACTAGCTAGCAATGGCTACTCCGACCAATAACGTATATACTTGGCTAGCTGGACGCTCGTTGTGTGGCTAGAGGTGTGGTGTTCCAATTCCAATGGATTAACCATTGTGTGTAGCTTGGTTTAATTATGTGGCTCTGGTTATTTTATGAGAATTTGGTCAAGCGATGATTCACTTGCGGACTCTAGCTTAAAGATGATTGCGCACATTTTTTTTATCGAAATGGTCATTGAATTTGTTTCTTGTAAATCGAGCCAACTTGATCTTGAATTGAAGACACTCGTATGGTTTCTTAAATGGAATCGGGGTGAAAAGCCCTTttgctcaaaaaaataaaaattacttagcttGTATACTAATCAGTTAACTACCCGTATACAAACATGCCATGATAGATAGCTGTGGGCAATTAGTATATACTTGTATATACCTTAGCAACTCCAACACACAAAATGACCAAACGATCCAGTGCCGTTTCAGAAATAGTAGAATAGATAAGTTAGCAAATTCTTTATGGCAATAATTGCTGGGATAGTCAATCATTTTCAGATCTAGCACTGAAAAGAAGGGCCGGTCGCCTATGCGTCATGGGTGGACTGATTGGAGTAGAACCACATGGACACTCATCCTGCAAACCTATGGATCAGATTCTTCTATGCAATCATGCGATTAACATACTACTGATGTGTATTGGTCGTAGGTATATCCATTTCATTATGTTTGACCACCCAAGCTTAATAAGACACACAAAAAAGAAAGCACTTGTCATTGTGAAACATCCTCAGTTGAGGCATCACCTGCCATTTACTCCCtcagtcccaaaattcttgtcttagatttgtcttgaTACAAATGTACCTAAAActaaaatctaagacaagaattttggaacaGAGGAGTATATGTCTTGCTTTGACACGGAGCTTGAGACTTTTTATGTTTTGGTATTGTGCATCTTAGGATGCAGGGGATAAAACACTTGTGTGGTGTGGTGGTACCATCTTGATAAAGACGATGTGATTAATTAAAGTTCCCAATATAAATGCAAAAATTGACTGTTATGTACTCTTAAATCTAGAGGATTGGAAAGTACATAAATTAACATAAGAAATACTGGACACACCACAGAaacaaataattataaaaggaggtTTGAGCTGATGGTAACATCCCTACAAAATAGAGTGCAAAACTAATAATTCTTAGGAAAGACATCTTTAAAATTTCTATCTCCGAATCAAATGACTCGGAAGCGTCGAACAAAAACTTTCCATCCGTGTCCACCCCCAAGCCGTGCCCAGGCCGCGCCCGCCCCAGGCCACGGCCGGCCCGGCCTCACCGCCGAGCTCGAGCAGAGCAGCATGAGCCCCGAGCTCCACCGGCGCCGTCCTCGACTGGTGCTTCCACCGCCTGCTGGTGCAGCGCGCCACTGCCACCTCCGGCTACGACCCATCCCTGCTCTGCGGCGTCTCCTTCAAGGTCGAGGACAGCGACGCCGACCGCCCCGCACGCGTCGTCTAGCCCGTGCCCCCCGACGAGCCCTCCGTGCTTCACTTGAATGAGAGCCTCGCCTTCGAGCCTGTCGCCTCCCGCGACGGCCTCGTCGTGCTCCGCCGGCGCCCCCGCCCGCTCTTCAGGCAGTCCATCGAGGAGGGGTGAGTCCAGGGCAGTCGGTCTTCAGCGTGCCGGNNNNNNNNNNNNNNNNNNNNNNNNNNNNNNNNNNNNNNNNNNNNNNNNNNNNNNNNNNNNNNNNNNNNNNNNNNNNNNNNNNNNNNNNNNNNNNNNNNNNNNNNNNNNNNNNNNNNNNNNNNNNNNNNNNNNNNNNNNNNNNNNNNNNNNNNNNNNNNNNNNNNNNNNNNNNNNNNNNNNNNNNNNNNNNNNNNNNNNNNNNNNNNNNNNNNNNNNNNNNNNNNNNNNNNNNNNNNNNNNNNNNNNNNNNNNNNNNNNNNNNNNNNNNNNNNNNNNNNNNNNNNNNNNNNNNNNNNNNNNNNNNNNNNNNNNNNNNNNNNNNNNNNNNCATGCTCGGGTCGCGAACGAGGCGTTGTAGCGAGCGACGATGGGGTGTGGCGGCGAGCTCGGTGGGGCGGGGCGGGGCGTCTCCGGGTCCTCGGCGCCGGCGCCCCTGGCCGTCCTCGACGACTTCGACCGTGTCATGGCCAACGCAGTGGCCGCCGTCAAGCACGCCGCGCGCGTCATGGTGCCGCGGCTGCATCCTCTGCACGGGGAGCACCACGGGGGTGATGGGCGGGGTCGCGACGCTCTCCTACAGCCTCTCGAAGGCGACAGTGAGCGTGGTGCGGATGGTGGCGGAGGAGCTGGCGCGCGACGGTGTGCGCGTCAACGCCATCTCGCCGCACACCATGCTACACCGCTGCTGGTCCGGTTGCTGGCGAGGGCGCCCCCGGGCTAGGCGCTGCCCGCATGcgggcgcgcggccgaggaggacgccgtcgAGCTCGCCAAGATGCACTGCGCGGACTCCTCCAGCACTGTTCCGCCCCGGGCGGACGCACTTCGTGCTCGAGAGAGAGGGACAGGGGAGAGGAGAGATGAAAAGAGAGGAGAGAGGTTGTGGGAGGCCGATGGTGGGCCAAGCGCAAGAAAAAGGCATCGCCGACATGCCCAGCTGCTCCCCGGGGGGCTGGGTTTGGGGTGGGACTGCCGGCATCAATTTTCTCTAAATCCGGCGAAAACTGAGGCTTTGGGGCGCGAGTGGGAGGATATTTTACTGCTGACGCCGAAAAAGTGGCCGTGGGGGGCGTCTTGGAGGGCCGGCTGGAGATGCTTTAAGAAAAACGCTTTGGGTGGTTTTACAACGAAGCCTCTATTGCAGAGTGAATATCGTAATAATCAGCTTGTTGAAATTCAGGACACACACGTTTGGAAAGATCCGACGGTTATTTTTGCATCATCGGATGGCCCCGGAGAAGGCCGATGTTTTCATCCTATCCGCCAGTGGATGCGTACCATCACCATTTTCATAAGCAACCTTCTTTTTTATATAGAAAATTAAATTATGAGTGAACTCGCGTTTATTTTTCTGTGCGAGCTATGTTTTTCTCATGAATGCACCTCCGTAGGTGTTATCAATGTTTTAGGTTTGTCTCTATTATCTCTACTCAATGTTGTTTTCCTTCCTTATCGCCTAGTTGATATATTATCAAGGTAATAAATTAACAGGACAAAAATCACGCTGGGGTTTCATCAAATTTTCTTTAAATGCATAATCTAAACAATATTTATTTCAAACAAAATTCTTTATCATCAACTTATATTACATTTCATAAACATTCTCATATTTTGAAACATCAAATTAAATTATTTGTTAACAGTTCCTGCAGCAATGCGTGGGTATCATCAAGTTGGAACTAGTATCTCCGCAAAAAaaagaactagttgaactactccctctgtttcataatataaaaatatttttgatactacactagtgtaaaaaacgttcttatattatgtgaTAGAGAGAATAGTATGTAGAGACCTTTTGTAGCCACGTGTCGCACACTGGTTCACCAAAGCATCATATAAACAAAAAACGGAAATGATAAAGTACCCGTGACGTACCCCTGCATCGTTCGTGGTTATATATAGTGGGCGTCGTACGCCCCAGTTCTCAGTTCTCACAGACAGTACGCAGCCTGTGCATGCATGCACATCCCGACGCGTCCACACAATACAGAGTAGACATCACTACATCAAACATGGCCGGAGCTCGTCATAAGGTCGGCGAGCTGTTGCGCCACGCACGGCGACGGTCGACGGCCGCGCTCGACAAGGCATTGTCCCTCCTGTCATCGCATTCCTGGTCATACGTGCAGCACCACGTCGTCAAGGAGCGGGTGAAGCGGTGGCGGCACGCTCTCGCCGGGCGGTTCTGGCGGCGCCTCGGCTCGCTGCTCGTCCACGTCGCCTACTTCCTCGCCGTCTCCTGGCTCGGTTACCTCCTCCTCGCGCAGCTCAGGTTCCGCGCCGGCGGCGACGGGACGAGGCGGCCCCGCGGCATCGACCTGTTCTTCACCGCCGTCTCGGCCGCGACGGTGTCCAGCATGTCCACCGTCGAGATGGAGGTGTTCTCCAATGGCCAGCTCCTCGTCCTGACTGTCCTCATGTTCGTCGGCGGCGAGGTGTTTTTGTCGCTCCTAGGCCTCGCGTCCAAGTGGTCCAAGCTGAGGAAGCAAGCCGTTCACAAATCATCCCGCCGCGTCGACAACCACGACGTCCCCGAGCTTGAGATGCCGCCGGTAGACGCCGCCACCGAATTGGCCAACCCAACGTCGATGACATCGACCGTCGATGATGAGATGAGCAAGCCGTTGGACCACTTCGATGACACGAGGCTGCGGCGCGACGCGGTGCTGTCGCTGTTCTTCGTCGTCCTCGCCATCCTCCTAGCGGTGCACGTCCTCGGTTCCGGCGCCATCGTGGCGTACGTCTTGCACGcgtcgccggcggcgaggcggaCGCTGCGGGACAAGGCCCTGAACGTGTGGACCTTCGCCGTGTTCACGACGGTGTCCACGTTCTCGAGCTGCGGGTACATGCCGACGAACGAGAACATGATCGTCTTCAAGCGAGACACCGGGCTGCAGCTGCTGCTCGTGCCGCAGGCGCTGGTCGGGAACACGCTGTTCCCGCCGCTGCTCGCCGCGTGcgtgcgcgtcgccgccgcggcgacCCGGCGCGTGGAGCTCAAGGAGACGGCGAAGAAGGGCCGGGAGTTGACGGGGTACTACCACCTGCTCCCGGCGCGGCGGTGCGCGATGCTGGCGGCGACGGTGGTGGGCTTCCTCGCCGTGCAGGTGGCGATGCTGTGCGGCATGGAGTGGGGCGGCGCGCTGCGGGGGATGAGCGCGTGGGAGAAGGTGTCGAACGCGGTGTTCCTGGCGGTGAACTCCCGGCAcaccggcgagtcgaccctcgacctCTTCACCCTCGCGCCGGCCATCCTCGTCCTCTTCGTGCTCATGATGTGAGTTCTCCTCGATCTGTCCCGTCTCTCTCTTTCTCATCGCTGTCGGTCGATGCTTACGAGAATGCCATACCTGAGTTCCCTACGTTGAACGCCAGCTAGATTCTAGAAGGTATAGAAGCTACTAGGATTTTATTTTCCTGTGCTTCTCAACTAAATGTTTGACACTGATCATTCATGAGGTTCCCTAACACTTCCTTAAATCTTAAGTCACATTTCTAAGAATTTGATCAGCACCCCAATCGTCCTCATCCCATAGTGAACAGGCAAGAGCATTTCACTAAAGTTTTACAATTTGCAGAGACATATTTTTTTTTTGTACAGGGGATTAGCAGGGATTTTTAACAATTTCAGGCCAATGGTAAATGTTATTATAGACAGGCTAGGCTTTCACTACCCACGCGAAAGAATAATACGTAAATAAGTGACATTTGGACAGGAATGTAGTCAAACTGTTAATAATTTCTATACTGTAGTCAAACTTTTAACAAGTTTCTTCACAAACAAAAATTAAAACGTTTAAATATTGAGACTTAAAATCTTGAAAATCAATTATACATATTTGTCTCAAAAGCATACTAGAATACGAAGTAGCTAATCGAAAACCCATCTCTGCACCCGAGCTCGTCTGCACCCGCGCTGacgaaaaaatcaaaacaaatttgaaaaaattcaaaaaattttaaAAGAAAAATTGTGTGGTAGAAAATTTGATGCGTAAGGTCCGCTCcgattttcaaatcatttggacatctaaggagctctcagcaaaaaagacaaattgggagtctgtaaaaatgtttactattcatgtacTGTTTTGgcctgatttgtcttttttgccgagatctGCTCAGATGTCGAAACGACTTGAAATTTGGAGCaggcctcacgcatcaaattgtctaccgcacaaaaaaaatagaatattttaaATTTGTTTTGAATTATTTACACTTTTTTTTAactgggtgcagatgagcctgggcaacCAAAACGCCCTACTCGTAGCTAATTGCCAAGTAACATCTCAGAGTGGCAATATTGTCCAAGAGGGGTACTATGCAAGGACTGCATCGTGTGTACATAGTAATCGGCATTTTTTCTATGTTTttggaaaaggaggaagaaccccggcctctgcatctgggcgatgcatgcatCTATCTTATTGATTACTCACAAAAAACCTTATAAAGTAATACATCGGTAAGACTGAAACCATCGTAAAAAAAACATATgtggctactcctatccagttgacgaAGGGATGTTGATAGAATCGGCATTCGTTCTTAATTTGCCTTAATTAACTTGTCGTCCATGTTAGTACGTACTCCTAGGTGCATGCCAAACTATATACCCCGATCATTGCTGAACATACTCCGT
This window harbors:
- the LOC119351889 gene encoding probable cation transporter HKT7, encoding MAGARHKVGELLRHARRRSTAALDKALSLLSSHSWSYVQHHVVKERVKRWRHALAGRFWRRLGSLLVHVAYFLAVSWLGYLLLAQLRFRAGGDGTRRPRGIDLFFTAVSAATVSSMSTVEMEVFSNGQLLVLTVLMFVGGEVFLSLLGLASKWSKLRKQAVHKSSRRVDNHDVPELEMPPVDAATELANPTSMTSTVDDEMSKPLDHFDDTRLRRDAVLSLFFVVLAILLAVHVLGSGAIVAYVLHASPAARRTLRDKALNVWTFAVFTTVSTFSSCGYMPTNENMIVFKRDTGLQLLLVPQALVGNTLFPPLLAACVRVAAAATRRVELKETAKKGRELTGYYHLLPARRCAMLAATVVGFLAVQVAMLCGMEWGGALRGMSAWEKVSNAVFLAVNSRHTGESTLDLFTLAPAILVLFVLMMYLPPYTTWFPFEESSGVKDQPREETQGVRLLKSTLLSQLSYLAIFVIAICITEREKLKEDPLNFNLLSIVVEVVSAYGNVGFSMGYSCSRQISPDGMCTDRWTGFAGRWSDSGKLILILVMLFGRMKKFSMKAGKAWKLS
- the LOC119356265 gene encoding galacturonokinase-like translates to MVAPAGGGSPSRWPSEEELDIVRKNVVEISGRDAREVRVVACPYRICPLGAHIDHQGGIVTAMTINYGVLLGFVPSDDAEVVLQSGQFKGVTRFRVDDLQKPIENRGNITWESYARGAVYALQNSGYDLRKGIIGYISGVNGLDSSGLSSSAAVGIAYLLALENVNDLVLSPVDNIQLDKSIENKYLGLENGILDPSAILLSRYSYLTFMDCKTASPSYVYFSELSKSQQPQGRLPFKILLAFSGLQHNLPKSRGYNMRVFECKEAARALLCASGSEDAPILRKVDAGVYEAQKCILDENLAKRAEHYFSEMKRVVKGREAWARGDLQEFGQLVSASGRSSIVNYECGSKEMIQLYEILLKAPGVLGARFSGAGFRGCCLAIVESDHAEEAAAYVGAEYERAQPELVSKIPADRRVLVCEPGDSARVILQS